CGCGAGTTCCCGGGCGTTCGCGTCCTCGCCCTCGACGCCAACCGGGGCGTGGAAGGCTTCAACCGGGGCGTCCTCGCCGCCCGGGGCGACCTCCTGCTCATCCTCGACGACGACGCCTCGCCCGACCCCGACGCGCTCCGCGCCGCGCTCGACCTCCTCGCGCGCGAGCCCGGCGTCGTCGGCGTTGCCCTGCACCCCCGCCACCCGCGCACCGGCGCCACCGAGTGGCCCTTCGCCCGCGAGGCGCGGGGGGGCTTCCCGGTGATGGGCTGCGCGAACATCGTGCGGCGTGACGCGTGGGACCGCGTCGGGGGCTACGAGCCCGCCTTCTTCCTCTACCGCAACGACGTCGACCTCGCGCTCAAACTCCTGGGCGCCGGGCTCGACGTGCGCTTCGATCCCGCGTGGGTCGCGTGGCACGACAGCCCCGCCGCCGCACGCAAGTCCGACCGCTGGCTCCGCCTCGCCACCCGCAACTGGGTGTGGCTCGCGAAGCGCCACGGCCGGGGAGTTCCCGCGCTCCTCGGGGGCGTCGCCGGGGTAGCACGCGCCCTGCTGCACGCCGGGGCCAACCCCGCGCGCGTGCGGCGCGTGTTGGCCGGCGCATGGGAGGGCCTCGCCACGCCCGCCCCCGCGCTGCCGTCGTGCGTCGCGCGCGACGGACGCGCGTGGCGCGCATTCATGCGCCTGCGCCGAGGGCGGACGCCTACTCCTCCGGGCGCATCATCGGGAAGAGCATGACATCGCGGATGGTCGGCTGGTTGGTCAGCAGCATCACCAGCCGGTCGATCCCCAGGCCCATGCCGCCCGCCGGGGGCATGCCGACCTTGAGCGCCCGCACGAAGTCGTCGTCGAACGTGCGGAAGGTGCGTTCTTCGGCGCTCTTGTCGGTGTCCGTGCCCCGGAGCTGCTCGCGGAACTTGGCCTCCTGCACGTCGGGGTCGTTGAGCTCGGTGTAGTGCGGGGCGATCTCCATGCCGCCGATGAACAGGTCCGCGCGATCCGCGAGCGCGGGGTCGTCGCGCTTGGGCCGCGTGAGGGGGCTGACGGCCGCGGGATACTCGGTGATGAACGTCGGCACCGAGGGGTCGACGAGCTTCTCGCCCTTCTCTTCGAACAGTTCGTTGACGAGCATCCAGTGGTCGGCGCCGCGCACCTTCTCCGCCGAGAACACCTTCTCCGCCGTCGCGCGCACCCGGGCCTCGTCGCGCATCGAGAAGCCCCACGCCCGCTCGAAGAGGTCCCCGTACCGCACGCGGGCGAAGGGCTTTGAGTAATCGATCCGCAGGTCGCCGAAGGGCAGCACCCCCGTCGGCGGCGTCTCGGGCGCCTCCTGGCGCGCGACGAACGTCGCCGCGTCGCGGATCAGGCTCTCGGTGAGCTCCATCACCGTCTCGACGTCGCCGTACGCGTGGTAGGCCTCGAGCATGGTGAACTCGGGGTTGTGCTGCTTGTCGAGCCCCTCGTTGCGGAAGTTGCGGTTGACCTCGAAGACCCTGGGAAAGCCACCCACGAGCAGGCGCTTCAGGTACAACTCGGGCGCGATCCGCAGGAACAGCGGGATGTCCAGCGCGTTCATGTGCGTCGCGAACGGGCGGGCCGCCGCGCCGCCCGCGAGCGTCTGGAGCATCGGCGTCTCGACCTCCAGGTACCCGCGTCCCTCCATGAACCGGCGCACGCGGCTCACGATCCCGCAGCGCAGGCGGAACACCCCCAGCGTCTGCGGGTTGGCCCACAGGTCCACGTACCGCTGGCGATACCGGATCTCGATGTCCTGCAGCCCCTCGTGCTTCGCCGGGGGCGGCAGCAGCGCCTTCGACGCCGGGCGCACCGCCGTCGCCCAGACCGTGACCTCGCCGGTCTTGGTCTTCATCACGCGCCCGTCGGCGATGACCACGTCGCCCAGGTCGGTCGCCTTCGCGACGCCGAACCCCGGCGCGTCGCAGTCGCGCTGGCTGACGGCGACCTGGATGTCGCCCGTGTGGTCGCGCAGCGTCATCCAGATGAGCTTGCCGTTGTCGCGCAGCAGCATCACGCGCCCCGCGACGCGTGCCGTCGGGCGCTGGTCAACGTACCCGGGCTCCTTGCCCTTCGCGTTGAACTCGTCGTTGGCGCGTTCGTCGAAGGTCGCGCGCGCGTCGCGGGCGTCGGTGATGTCGTCCGTCCGCACGCCGTAGGGCTCGTGCCCCAGCGCGCGCACCGCCTCGCGGTTGAGCCGGCGCTGCGCTTCGAGGCGGTGAAGCCCCTCGCCCTCGGGGCGGAGCGGAGTCTCGGGCGTGTCCATGGTGAATCTTCCAGTGTGGGGACGCGTCGGCGCGCCCCGGTGCGGGGGGCGTATTCAACGGTCCCCGGCGCTCGCGATCAACCACCCGCGGGACGACAGCCCGCTAGGCGCCCGCCTCGCCCGTCCGCGCCAGCGGCACGCCCGCCTCGCGCGGCGCGGGGCCGCCCCGGGGCGACGCCACCCGCAGCAGCAGCAGCGAGTTCAGCACCACCAGCACCGTCCCGCCCTCGTGCGCCAGCACGCCCACCGCCAGCGGCACCTCGCGCCCCAGCAGCGAGCCGACGACCGTCAGCACCGCCATGATCCCGATGACGCCCAGCGCGAGCGCGAAGTTCACCACGATCGTCCGGCGGGTGCGCCGGGCCAGGCGCACGCTCCATGGGATCGCCCCCAGATCGTCGGCGAGCAGCACGATGTCGGCGGATTCCAACGCCGCGTCCGCGCCGATCGCCCCGATCGCCACCGACACGTCCGCCGCCGCCAGCGAGGGCGCGTCGTTCACGCCGTCGCCGATCACCGCGACGCCCGGCCCGCCGGCGTCCTTCTTCATCGACCGCACGATGCGCAGCTTGTCCTCGGGCAGCAGTTCGGCGTCGAACGCGTCGAGCCCCAGCCCCGTCGCGACCCGCTCGGCCGTCAGGCGGTTGTCGCCCGTCAGCATCCGCACCGGGCGCACGCCCAGCGCGTGCAGTTCGCGCACGAGCGTCTCGGCCCCGGGTCGGATCGCGTCGGCCATGATCAGCACCGCCGCCTGCCCGCTCTCTTCCGTCTGCCCGTTCTCTTCGCCCCGCGCGATCACCACCGCCACATGCCCGCGATTCTGGATCCGCGCCAGCACGTCCTTCACGCGGTTGCGCAGGCACACCGGGATCAGCGGCTCGACGTACGCGTACCGCCCCAGGCGCACCGGCACGCCCGCGTGCCGCCCCTCGATCCCCTTCGCCGTCGTGTGGTTGATCGCCTCGACCGGCGCGGGCGAGACGCTCCGCGCGACCGCCGCCTCGCGGATCGCGACCGCGATCGGGTGCGTCGAGTCGGCCTCGAGCGCCGCGGCGATCGCCAGCATCTCGGGCCCGTCGCTCCACGCCACCGGGTGCACCTCGTACAGGCGCGGGCGCCCGAAGGTGAGCGTGCCGGTCTTGTCGAAGCACACGCTGCGGATCGACGCCAGGGCGTCGATCGACTGCCCGCCCTTGAAGAGCACGCCCGCGCGCGCCCCCCGCGCGATCGCGGCCAGCGTCGCCGTCGGCGTCGCGATGATCAGCGCGCACGGCGACGCCACGATCAGCAGCGTGATCGCCGTGTACAGCGCGCCCACGCGCTCGGCGTCGCCCAGCAGGGGCCTGCCCAGCGCCAGCCACCACACCAGCCCCACGATCGTGCTCACCCCCAGCACGCCCAGCGCGTACGGCTCGCTCAGCCGGTCGATCAGCCGCTGCACCGGCTCACGCTGCTCGCGCGCCCGCGTTACCAGGTCCAGGATCTTCTGCAGGCTGCTCTCTCGCACGGGCCGCAGCACCTCGGCCTCCACGGGATCGTCCGTGTTGATCGTCCCCGCGTACAGCTCGTCGCCCGCCCGCACCGCCCGCGGCATCGATTCACCCGTGATCGCCGACTGGTCCATCTGCGTCTCGCCCGACAGCACCCGCGCGTCCGCCGGCACCCGCTCGCCCGGACGGACCTTCACGCGGTCCCCGGGCGCGAGCGACTCGGCCGGGACCTCGATCCACTCCCCGCCCCGCAGCACCATCGCCGCCTCGGGCATCATTTTGTGCAGCGCCGCCACCTCGCGCTCGGTGCGCAGCATCGCCAGGTCCTCGAGCGCCCCGGAGAGCACGAACAGGAAGAGCAGCAGCGCCCCCTCGCCGGGATGCCCGATGTACGCCGCCAGCCCGGCCCCCACGACCATCAGCACGTCGATGTCGAACCGCAGGTTGCGCAGCGCGTCGATCGCGGGCCGCCCGCCGTAGACCATCCCGATCGCCAGGCTCGCCCAGACCGGCGCCGCCCCGAAGGGCACGCCCAGCCAGCCCAGCACCATGCCGACGAGCAGCAGCCCGCCCGCGGTGATCGCCGCCCGCAGCTCGGCCCGGGGCGTGAACATCCGCGCAACCATGGAGTTCTCGGGCGTGCTCACCGCGGGAACGCTAGGCGACGGGGGCTCGCGCCCGGTCGGGCCCGGACGGGCCCGGACGCGGGCCCGCGCCCACCGCACGCCGCGTTACGCGCTTGCTACCGCAGCGCCTCGTCCATCTTCCGCTTCTCGGGGGGCGTCAGGCCCTCCAGCGGCACGCCGGCGAGCAGATCGTCGATCACCATGTCCGCCGTCACCTGGTCCGCCTCGGCGTTGAAGTTCATCATCAGCCGGTGGCGCAGCACGGGCTTGGCGATGCGGCGCACGTGCTCGGGGGTCACGTGGGTCGAGCCGTCCAGCAGCGCCCGCGCCTTGGCCCCCAGCACCAGGTACTCGCTCGCGCGGGGCCCCGCGCCCCACGCGACGTAGTCCTTCACCTTCGCGGGGCGGGGCAGGCCGAGGTCCATCGCTTCCTTCACGCGCGTCGCGCGCACCAGGCGCAGCGCGTACGCGATCACGTGGTCCGCCGCGGGCATCTGCCGGACCACCTCCTGCACCTTCGTGATCCCCGCC
The sequence above is drawn from the Planctomycetota bacterium genome and encodes:
- a CDS encoding glycosyltransferase, whose translation is MLSAVVLHYRRPDALAHTLASLRAAPRCDEIIVVDNASADDTPDRVPREFPGVRVLALDANRGVEGFNRGVLAARGDLLLILDDDASPDPDALRAALDLLAREPGVVGVALHPRHPRTGATEWPFAREARGGFPVMGCANIVRRDAWDRVGGYEPAFFLYRNDVDLALKLLGAGLDVRFDPAWVAWHDSPAAARKSDRWLRLATRNWVWLAKRHGRGVPALLGGVAGVARALLHAGANPARVRRVLAGAWEGLATPAPALPSCVARDGRAWRAFMRLRRGRTPTPPGASSGRA
- the lysS gene encoding lysine--tRNA ligase — protein: MDTPETPLRPEGEGLHRLEAQRRLNREAVRALGHEPYGVRTDDITDARDARATFDERANDEFNAKGKEPGYVDQRPTARVAGRVMLLRDNGKLIWMTLRDHTGDIQVAVSQRDCDAPGFGVAKATDLGDVVIADGRVMKTKTGEVTVWATAVRPASKALLPPPAKHEGLQDIEIRYRQRYVDLWANPQTLGVFRLRCGIVSRVRRFMEGRGYLEVETPMLQTLAGGAAARPFATHMNALDIPLFLRIAPELYLKRLLVGGFPRVFEVNRNFRNEGLDKQHNPEFTMLEAYHAYGDVETVMELTESLIRDAATFVARQEAPETPPTGVLPFGDLRIDYSKPFARVRYGDLFERAWGFSMRDEARVRATAEKVFSAEKVRGADHWMLVNELFEEKGEKLVDPSVPTFITEYPAAVSPLTRPKRDDPALADRADLFIGGMEIAPHYTELNDPDVQEAKFREQLRGTDTDKSAEERTFRTFDDDFVRALKVGMPPAGGMGLGIDRLVMLLTNQPTIRDVMLFPMMRPEE
- a CDS encoding cation-translocating P-type ATPase gives rise to the protein MSTPENSMVARMFTPRAELRAAITAGGLLLVGMVLGWLGVPFGAAPVWASLAIGMVYGGRPAIDALRNLRFDIDVLMVVGAGLAAYIGHPGEGALLLFLFVLSGALEDLAMLRTEREVAALHKMMPEAAMVLRGGEWIEVPAESLAPGDRVKVRPGERVPADARVLSGETQMDQSAITGESMPRAVRAGDELYAGTINTDDPVEAEVLRPVRESSLQKILDLVTRAREQREPVQRLIDRLSEPYALGVLGVSTIVGLVWWLALGRPLLGDAERVGALYTAITLLIVASPCALIIATPTATLAAIARGARAGVLFKGGQSIDALASIRSVCFDKTGTLTFGRPRLYEVHPVAWSDGPEMLAIAAALEADSTHPIAVAIREAAVARSVSPAPVEAINHTTAKGIEGRHAGVPVRLGRYAYVEPLIPVCLRNRVKDVLARIQNRGHVAVVIARGEENGQTEESGQAAVLIMADAIRPGAETLVRELHALGVRPVRMLTGDNRLTAERVATGLGLDAFDAELLPEDKLRIVRSMKKDAGGPGVAVIGDGVNDAPSLAAADVSVAIGAIGADAALESADIVLLADDLGAIPWSVRLARRTRRTIVVNFALALGVIGIMAVLTVVGSLLGREVPLAVGVLAHEGGTVLVVLNSLLLLRVASPRGGPAPREAGVPLARTGEAGA